From Desmodus rotundus isolate HL8 chromosome 12, HLdesRot8A.1, whole genome shotgun sequence, one genomic window encodes:
- the SSC5D gene encoding soluble scavenger receptor cysteine-rich domain-containing protein SSC5D isoform X1, giving the protein MGIQAVGKWPQTLSRLASPSPKPIPFLALPSPGTLAAPDLAVTSGHLSPQSSLGGCQPLTTGTLLGTQELWSLPCKIVPGPWSLGCHGLPSVPSERLRLADGPHGCAGRLEVRHSGRWGTVCDDGWDLRDAAVACRDLGCGGALAAPRGAFFGEGTGPVWLSELACRGSEGQLRLCPHRGWKAHVCSHEEDAGVVCAGQRVANSGDVAGLPSLLDGDPWPGLSGELSPSSEEPPMTHAPHPAGTPQSSSRKKSPRPPKQAKSTRAPSLTAGAPRQESLRLAAGPHGCAGRLEVWHSGRWGTVCDDGWDLRDASVACRELGCGGALAAPGGARFGQGSGPVWMDDVGCGGSEQALRDCPRSPWGRSNCDHSEDAGLVCTGPAPRLRLADGPHGCAGRLEVWHGGRWGSVCDDAWDLRDATVACLELGCGAALAAPGGAFFGEGAGPILLDDLRCRGNETALRFCPSRPWGQHDCHHREDAGAVCDGMPLAYGPPTVPAVGSNSSVSREATSWPPPPTAHPASRTAGISPPPASPAAPWEPGPEAGSPQLRLVAGPSRCSGRLEVWHAGRWGTVCDDSWDLRDSAVVCRELGCGEARQPDPAAGRFGWGAGPIWLDDVGCAGMEVSLFDCPATPWGKHNCAHNEDVGVTCTGTAGVDSISDPFSWSWFPGLGRDPDAWLPGELATKPSARLTFSVPEKTTKAPGKMPKSTKKWVTKHAKRPTTQAPVMPTAKHSRVPGTQGPPELTSRTTAVLTTEARHRLTSHTTTAPTPWTPSTTVTMTTTQDPREMTSEATTIRRIPPSSAESSAEIPAEGSPESSKDPVPSPSGGTPGGSGPFRVRLADGPNRCAGRLEVWHAGRWGTVCDDNWDLRDSAVACLELGCGRVRPRVGKTHYGPGTGPIWLDDMHCKGTETSLSDCPAGAWGQHNCDHEEDVGLTCTGHADEEDYPPWTWDPTSGEELTQGTTAAGAPGHIVSWGSTWSPRAPSPATRRPPRPGGKNGYQPYRTRDTPSGRALAKGTRSTGISGPTLTTGITRSPGRSSPAPRVRGDAGSGRKPWSDRRLLQPTVARTVPSTPSPGPPLTTHSAPQLIPDAASPSTGVTSHPPDTLPPSPDPASWKNSDLTWTTPGLTLSTLDVTVVPALTPELSPTPLPTLPKELTSDPSAPAVVTHLSPTSEFTRESNTAPGWGTTPYPSTVPEPSRYPDPSTSHLPTTTPPSSTTSHPTITLNTTTTPHPTTTPHPTTTPHPTTTPHPATASHPSTTPSAAMIPPPTTTPPSSTTSHPTMTLNTTTTPHLTTTLHPTTTPHPTTTAQFTTTPKPITIPYPVTTPHPTTTPYPTTTPHSTTATHPALTPDPTSTPVITTKALLTSLETELPFPAPAPTGKPSLHPQLTFMGTPHPTFMGAPHPSTSPMSSLESSPAAESNPSRPSPAPAMDTPSTEDFNPPRSHSPQLTSPPPQTPHSASDPTETPDLHLPPTAHPLDQPPPDSLSLGPMPGQSPGPAGPCVAPVPPVRVMACEPPALVELVAAVRDVGSQLQRLTQALERDQQERQALGLWQTQLVEAAQGLGQLSEVVKRLAEVAWPPSTPAPAATTPEEEEERPLRGDV; this is encoded by the exons ATGGGGATCCAGGCCGTTGGTAAGTGGCCCCAAACACTTTCCCGGCTGGCCTCGCCCAGCCCCAAGCCCATCCCATTCCTGGCCTTGCCCTCCCCTGGGACCCTGGCCGCCCCTGATCTGGCTGTGACCTCAGGGCACCTTTCCCCTCAGAGCTCCCTGGGCGGCTGCCAGCCACTCACAACAGGGACTCTGCTGGGCACCCAGGAGTTGTGGTCCCTACCTTGTAAGATAGTTCCTGGCCCCTGGAGTCTGGGATGTCACGgtcttccctctgtcccctcagAGCGGCTGCGTCTGGCCGACGGCCCCCATGGGTGTGCGGGCCGCCTGGAGGTGAGGCACAGCGGGCGCTGGGGGACCGTGTGCGACGATGGATGGGACCTAAGAGATGCCGCGGTGGCCTGCCGGGACCTGGGCTGTGGGGGGGCGCTGGCCGCCCCTAGAGGCGCCTTCTTTGGGGAGGGCACGGGGCCCGTGTGGCTGAGTGAGCTTGCCTGCCGGGGCAGCGAAGGACAGCTGCGGCTGTGCCCCCACCGCGGGTGGAAGGCCCACGTCTGCTCCCACGAGGAGGACGCGGGTGTCGTCTGTGCAG GTCAGCGTGTGGCCAACTCAGGGGACGTGGCGGGCTTACCCTCACTCCTGGATGGGGACCCCTGGCCAGGGTTGTCTGGGGAGCTGAGCCCCAGCTCTGAGGAGCCCCCCATGACTCACG ccccccacccagctGGGACCCCCCAGAGCAGCTCCCGGAAGAAGAGCCCCCGGCCGCCCAAGCAGGCCAAGTCCACCAGGGCCCCCTCGCTGACAGCCGGAGCCCCCCGCCAGG AGAGCCTGCGCCTGGCCGCGGGCCCCCATGGGTGCGCGGGCCGCCTGGAGGTGTGGCACTCAGGGCGCTGGGGGACGGTGTGTGACGACGGATGGGACCTTCGAGACGCCTCAGTGGCCTGCCGGGAGCTGGGCTGCGGGGGGGCGCTGGCCGCCCCCGGAGGGGCCCGATTCGGCCAGGGCTCAGGACCCGTGTGGATGGATGACGTGGGGTGTGGAGGCAGCGAGCAGGCCCTGCGGGACTGTCCCCGGAGCCCCTGGGGTCGGAGCAACTGCGACCACAGCGAGGATGCAGGGCTGGTCTGCACAG GCCCTGCCCCCCGGCTGCGCCTGGCTGATGGCCCCCACGGGTGTGCTGGCCGTCTGGAGGTGTGGCACGGCGGGCGCTGGGGGTCGGTGTGTGACGACGCCTGGGACCTGCGGGACGCCACCGTGGCCTGCCTCGAGCTGGGCTGCGGGGCCGCCCTGGCCGCGCCCGGAGGGGCCTTCTTTGGGGAGGGGGCCGGACCCATCCTCCTGGATGATCTTCGTTGTCGAGGAAACGAGACGGCCCTGCGGTTCTGCCCATCCAGGCCCTGGGGCCAGCACGACTGTCATCACCGGGAGGATGCTGGGGCCGTGTGTGACG gcatgCCTCTCGCCTATGGCCCTCCCACGGTCCCCGCAGTGGGCAGCAACAGCTCCGTGTCCAGGGAGGCAACATCCTGGCCTCCGCCGCCCACTGCGCACCCGGCCTCCAGGACAGCGGGCAtttcacctccacctgcctccccgGCTGCCCCTTGGGAGCCTGGGCCGGAAGCTG GGTCCCCACAACTGCGGCTGGTGGCTGGACCCAGCAGATGCTCAGGCCGGCTGGAGGTGTGGCATGCTGGGCGCTGGGGGACGGTGTGTGACGACAGCTGGGACCTGCGGGACTCGGCTGTGGTCTGCCGAGAGCTGGGCTGCGGGGAAGCTCGGCAGCCAGACCCTGCTGCGGGCCGCTTCGGCTGGGGCGCTGGCCCCATCTGGCTGGATGATGTGGGCTGTGCAGGCATGGAGGTGTCACTCTTTGACTGCCCTGCCACTCCCTGGGGGAAGCACAACTGCGCCCACAATGAAGATGTTGGTGTCACCTGCACTG GGACTGCCGGCGTGGACTCCATCTCAGACCCCTTTAGCTGGAGCTGGTTCCCTGGCCTGGGTAGAGACCCAGATGCCTGGCTCCCTGGGGAGCTGGCCACCAAGCCCTCTGCAAGGCTGACCTTCAGTGTTCCTGAGAAAACCACCAAGGCCCCCGGAAAGATGCCCAAGAGCACTAAGAAGTGGGTGACCAAGCATGCAAAGAGGCCGACCACTCAGGCCCCTGTGATGCCAACCGCTAAACACTCCAGGGTCCCAGGCACCCAGGGTCCCCCAGAACTGACCTCCCGGACCACTGCAGTCCTAACCACTGAGGCCCGCCACCGTCTGACCTCACACACCACCACAGCACCAACCCCCTGGACTCCCTCTACCACTGTAACAATGACAACCACTCAAGATCCCCGAGAGATGACCTCTGAGGCCACCACCATCAGGCGAATCCCTCCATCCTCTGCAGAGTCATCAGCCGAGATCCCAGCAGAAGGTTCTCCAGAGTCATCCAAAGACCCAGTCCCCTCCCCAAGTGGgggcacccctggggggtcag GCCCCTTCCGAGTTCGTCTGGCTGATGGGCCCAACCGGTGTGCTGGCCGGCTTGAGGTGTGGCATGCTGGGCGCTGGGGGACAGTATGCGATGACAACTGGGACCTGCGGGACAGTGCTGTGGCCTGCTTGGAGCTGGGTTGTGGACGTGTCCGGCCCCGTGTGGGCAAAACCCACTACGGCCCTGGGACAGGGCCCATCTGGCTAGATGACATGCACTGCAAAGGCACCGAGACCTCGCTGAGTGACTGCCCTGCTGGGGCATGGGGACAGCACAACTGTGACCATGAGGAGGACGTGGGGCTGACCTGCACTG GCCATGCCGATGAGGAGGACTATCCCCCCTGGACCTGGGACCCCACCTCAGGAGAGGAGCTGACCCAGGGAACCACTGCTGCAGGGGCACCTGGACACATTGTCTCCTGGGGCAGCACCTGGAgccccagggccccctccccagcAACGAGACGCCCTCCCCGCCCAG GTGGTAAGAATGGTTACCAGCCTTACCGGACACGGGACACACCTTCAGGAAGGGCCTTAGCCAAGGGGACCCGCAGTACAGGCATATCTGGACCCACTCTTACCACTGGCATCACCAGGAGCCCAGGCCGTTCCTCGCCAGCTCCAAGGGTCCGTGGAGATGCAG GTTCTGGGAGGAAACCATGGTCCGATCGCCGACTGCTGCAGCCCACAGTGGCCCGGACGgtgccctccaccccttccccggGCCCACCACTGACCACCCACTCGGCGCCACAGCTTATCCCCGACGCAGCTTCACCTTCCACGGGGGTGACCTCTCACCCTCCAGACACTTTGCCACCCAGCCCAGACCCGGCCTCCTGGAAGAACTCTGACCTCACCTGGACAACACCTGGCCTTACTTTGTCCACCCTTGATGTCACCGTGGTTCCAGCACTGACCCCTGAGCTTtcacccaccccactgcccacctTGCCCAAAGAACTGACCTCTGACCCCTCTGCACCTGCGGTTGTGACTCATCTTTCCCCTACCTCAGAGTTCACCCGAGAATCTAACAcagccccaggctggggcacAACTCCATACCCCAGCACGGTCCCAGAACCTTCCAGATACCCAGACCCCTCCACAAGCCATCTGCCCACCACCACTCCTCCCTCCAGCACGACCTCTCACCCCACCATAACCCTCAACACTACCActacccctcaccccaccacgacccctcaccccaccacgacccctcaccccaccacaaCCCCTCACCCAGCTACAGCTTCTCACCCATCCACGACCCCTTCTGCCGCCAtgatccctccccccaccaccactcctccCTCCAGCACAACCTCTCACCCCACCATGACCCTCAACACTACCACGACCCCTCACCTCACCACAACCCttcaccccaccaccacccctcaccccaccacaaCTGCTCAATTCACAACAACCCCTAAGCCCATCACAATCCCTTACCCTGTCAcgacccctcaccccaccacgACCCCTTACCCCACCACGACCCCTCACTCTACCACTGCTACTCACCCGGCCTTGACTCCTGACCCCACCTCAACTCCTGTGATCACTACTAAGGCCCTCCTAACTTCCTTGGAAACAGAACTTCCCTTTCCCGCTCCAGCACCAACAGGCAAGCCCAGCCTGCACCCCCAGTTGACTTTCATGGGGACCCCCCACCCAACCTTCATgggcgccccccacccctccacatcCCCTATGTCGAGCCTAGAGTCCTCTCCAGCCGCGGAGTCCAACCCGTCCAGGccttctccagccccagccaTGGACACACCATCCACGGAGGACTTCAACCCACCCAGAAGCCACAGCCCCCAGCTAACCTCTCCACCACCTCAGACCCCACACTCAGCCTCCGACCCCACAGAGACCCCCGATCTCCACCTGCCCCCCACGGCCCATCCCTTAGATCAGCCACCTCCTGACAGTCTCAGCCTTGGGCCAATGCCTGGTCAGAGCCCAGGTCCCGCTGGCCCTTGCGTGGCCCCAGTGCCACCCGTAAGGGTCATGGCTTGTGAGCCACCTGCCCTGGTAGAGCTGGTGGCTGCTGTGAGGGATGTGGGTAGCCAGCTGCAGAGGCTGACCCAGGCCCTGGAGCGGGACCAGCAGGAGCGCCAAGCCCTGGGACTGTGGCAGACGCAGCTGGTGgaggctgcccagggcctggggcagctgaGTGAGGTGGTGAAGAGACTGGCAGAGGTGGCCTGGCCCCCCAGCACACCTGCACCAGCCGCCACCACCccggaggaggaagaagagaggcctcTGAGGGGGGATGTGTGA